The Thermococcus sp. genomic interval GACTATCTCGGCCAGCCGTCTCGGCCTGTACTTCTCGACCCAGGGCATCTCCCTCGGCATGACCATCACTTGCCCATTATGGTGAACTGAGCGAGTAGCGCCTCAAGCTGTATCATCTCGTTGGCCCCTTCAACGAGACGGAAGTTGTACTCGCCTATCTTGTCGGCCAAAGCGACCTTTTTATCCTCAGGAATCGGCAGGTTAAACACCTCTTTGTGCATCTGGATGAGCACGTCCTCCCCGCTGAGGCCCTGCTTGAGGAGAATCTCCCTCAGCTTGTCCCTTGCCTTGAGGAAGTTGCCTTCAAGGGCCAGCTCCATCATGCCACGCACGTCCTCTGGGCGAGCTCTACTGGCGACGAGGAAGACGTTCTCGTCTGTAATCTCGGTGTCTAAAGCAGCGGCCGCCTGGAGGACATTTATCGCGCGTCTCAGGTCGCCTTCGGCAACGTAGAGTATCACCTGCAATCCCTCCTCCGTCAGCTCAAGCCCCTCGTTCTCAGCGATGTACTTTATCCTCTCCGCTATATCATCGTCGTTCAGCGGCCTGAAGCGGAAGATGGCACATCTTGACTGGATAGGTTCGATTATCTTCGATGAGTAGTTGCAGCTCAGGATGAAGCGCACGTTGTTCGAGAACATCTCCATGGTTCTCCTCAGTGCCTGCTGGGCGTCCTGCGTTAGGGCATCGGCCTCGTCTAAGAAGATTATCTTGAAGCTGGCCCCGGCAACAGGCTTCGTCCTTGCGAACTCCTTCACCTTCTCGCGGATGACGTTTATGCCCCTTTCGTCGGAGTTGTGGAGCAATACAGGTATCTCACCGGCGAAGAACTTCTCGTTTCCTGGGACGCTGACGTCGTAGACGAAGTCGTTGTACTCGACGAGTTCAACTTTCCTGACAACCAGGGCGTGGAGATCCGTGCTGGCGAGCTTTCTGAGCGTTTCAAGGATTTTCATGCCCTTCGAGTCGAGCTTCGACTCGTTTATCATTCCGATAACCTTCTTCAGCGTCTCCTTCCTCACGCGCTTCTTGCCCTCGTAGAGCTGGTGCCTCAGCTCGTAGCGCCAGTTGCCCTCTATGGCGTGCTCAATTGCCTTGAACATCTTGACTACAGGCTCGGCAGGGAGGAGCTCCGCCTTGCTCCACTTCATTCCTCCTTTCCAGATCAGTCTCGCCTCCCTATCAAAGAGGCTCGCCTCGATTCCGGAAATTCTCGCCAGCCAGACGGTGTCAATTAGCAAGTCCTTCGAGACCGATGAAACCCTGATGACTCCGCCCCATTCACCGGTTCCGTCGCCGTCGGCGAGGCCCTTAAGGAAGGCTATCCTCTCTTGGATTGGGAATTCAAAGACGAATCCGGGAATCCTCTTGTTTCCAGCCTTCCTTCCGTTACCGTCGTAGAAGTTCACATCGAAGAACCTGGCCAGCTGGGTGTTGAGTAGCCTAACTTGGTAGGCGCTCTTCCTTGAGCGGTCGAAGCCCGAGGAGGTGTAGTTCTCGTAAACGCTTAACCCTAACCCATCGGCAAACTCCCTAACGCGGGCTATGAGTTCACCCTCGTGGCTCCCGAGCGTGTAGATTACCTGTCCCGAGGTGTTGCCCCTGAAGCCAACAGCTCCTTCCGCCGCGTAAAGTCCGAGCATGTAGGAGAACTCTTCACCAACAGGAAGTTTCTCGAAAGTTCTCGTCCTCGCGCTCTCTTTAATCCTGTAATCGCTCATGTCGAGGACGTCGAGGAAGCCTTTAAGGTTGGCCGTGAAGCTCAGGAGTATCGAACCCTCTTTGAGTTCGCTCGCTTTCACAGTTTTGAGACCGTTTTCGGTGAAGATCATAACGGAGTGGTTGCCCGTCAGTTCGAGCTTTCCTCCGCCCTCAAGGTGAACGCGCAGTATAACCGGGACGCGGTGGCGGATTATCTTGCTTACCTTAACCCACCTCACGCGGTAGTTCTCGTCAACCGTGAGAACCTCAAGGTTTGGGGCGTCTCTGTAGGCGACGTCGCCGTCTCTTTCGTCAAAGTAGAGCCTATCGAGCTCGGCGAAGGTCGTTCTGGTTATTTTGCCGTTGATCCTTACAAGAATTGGTGTGTCTTTTGAAATGGAGGCGTTCAGCTCGAGGAAGTTGTGCCTCCAGTTCTCTCCGAAAAGTTCTCGAGCTAAGGCCAGTGCACTAGTCGTCTTTCCGGTACCAGGGGGTCCTGCAAATAAAAGGTGCGGCATCGAGCCTGTTTTAGCGTAGTGTTTGAGCCTCTTAACGATGTGAGCCTGGCCTACTATATCATCAAGCCTCTCTGGGCGGTACTTCTCAACCCAAGGCTTTTCGAGAATCTTAACCTCCTGGACTTCATCCGGCATAAGGTTTCACCTAAAGCTTTTTGAGGCACCATAGTTTAAGGCTTTTGCCATGGACCCCTTTGAGCACGCCTCAATACCGACACTGGTCTACCTTGCCCTCTCAGAAGACCCAGCATGGGGCGGAGCGTTAGCCCTCATTATCGGGGCGACCTTTCCTGATCTGGATGCCTTCACGAGGGAACATCGCTCCTACCTCCATTCGCTCCTCGTTGCCATCCCGGTTTTTGCCCCCGCTTACATCTCAGGAAACCACTACGCACTCCTCTTCTCTCTAGGCTGGCTCAGTCATCTCTTCCTCGACTTCTTCACCGGCGTAATACCACCTGTTTATCCCCTAAGCAGACAAGGCTGGGGAGTAACTATAACCGCACGAGGTGGACCGAGCGGTACGGGCTTCGAAGTACACCTGCTGGAGCGCTACCCAGATCCAAGGCACGACTACGAGCTGAACATCAGCGGGAGCACTGCCCTTGCGCTCTTAACCCTAATCGCACTTGTCATCAGACTGCACTGAACCGGGCGGTGCAAAACTTTTATACGCCAATGACCAATAAACACCGGTGGTTCTCATGGCGAAGCTCGACTGGATTAGGGAGGAACTGCAGGAGCTTAAGGATAAGGGCCTCTACGTAACCATAAGGAAGATTGAAAGCGCCCAGGGCCCGTGGGTGGTGGTGAACGGCAAGAAAGTTCTCAACATGTGCTCGAACAACTACCTTGGCCTGGCGGCACATCCCGAGATCAGGTACGCGGCCATCAGGGCTATTCTCGACTACGGAGTAGGTGCCGGGGCGGTCAGGACCATCGCCGGAACCATGGAACTGCACGAGGAGCTTGAAGAGAAGCTGGCCAAATTCAAGAAGAGAGAGGCTGCAATCTTATTCCAGAGCGGCTACAATGCCAACCTCGGATCTCTAAGCGCCCTACTTAAGAAAGGCGACGACGGTGTCTTTATCAGCGAGGAACTGAACCACGCCAGCATCATAGATTCAATGCGCCTCAGTGGTGCGCCGAAAGTTATATACAAGCACCTCGACACGGAAGACCTTGAGAAGCGCCTCAAGGAGAACAGGGACAAGAAGAAGAAAGTCATCGTCAGCGATGGTGTCTTCTCGATGGACGGTGATCTCGCACCGGTTCCTGAGATGGCTGAGCTGGCCGAGCAGTATGACGCCATACTTTACATAGATGATGCCCACGGTGAAGGAGTTTTAGGCGACAGCGGAAGGGGTATTGTTGACCACTTCAAGCTCCATGAGAAGGTTGATTTTGAGATGGGAACCCTAAGCAAGGCCTTTGGTGTTATCGGTGGTTACGTTGCCGGCCCAGAGGAGGCGATAGACTACCTCCGCCAGAGGGCGAGGCCGTTCCTCTTCTCAAGCGCCCCGAACCCGCCGGACGTTGCCGCGGCAATAGCAGCCGTCGAGATACTTCAGAGGAGCGACGCGCTTGTCAAAAAGCTCTGGGACAATACGCACTTCCTCCAGAACGGGTTGAGAGAACTCGGCTACGACCTCGGCGGAACCAAACACCCGATCACGCCGGTCATGCTCTACGACGAGAAGCGCGCCCAGGAGTTCTCGAAGCGCTTGTACGAGGAGTACAACATCTTCGCCCAGGCCATCGTGTATCCAACCGTCCCGCTCGGAACCGCGAGGATAAGGCTCGAACCTTCAGCAGCACACAGTAAGGAGGACCTGCAGTACGTCCTCGATGCCTTTGAGGACCTCGGGAAGAAGACGGGGTTCCTGAAG includes:
- a CDS encoding replication factor C small subunit, which produces MPDEVQEVKILEKPWVEKYRPERLDDIVGQAHIVKRLKHYAKTGSMPHLLFAGPPGTGKTTSALALARELFGENWRHNFLELNASISKDTPILVRINGKITRTTFAELDRLYFDERDGDVAYRDAPNLEVLTVDENYRVRWVKVSKIIRHRVPVILRVHLEGGGKLELTGNHSVMIFTENGLKTVKASELKEGSILLSFTANLKGFLDVLDMSDYRIKESARTRTFEKLPVGEEFSYMLGLYAAEGAVGFRGNTSGQVIYTLGSHEGELIARVREFADGLGLSVYENYTSSGFDRSRKSAYQVRLLNTQLARFFDVNFYDGNGRKAGNKRIPGFVFEFPIQERIAFLKGLADGDGTGEWGGVIRVSSVSKDLLIDTVWLARISGIEASLFDREARLIWKGGMKWSKAELLPAEPVVKMFKAIEHAIEGNWRYELRHQLYEGKKRVRKETLKKVIGMINESKLDSKGMKILETLRKLASTDLHALVVRKVELVEYNDFVYDVSVPGNEKFFAGEIPVLLHNSDERGINVIREKVKEFARTKPVAGASFKIIFLDEADALTQDAQQALRRTMEMFSNNVRFILSCNYSSKIIEPIQSRCAIFRFRPLNDDDIAERIKYIAENEGLELTEEGLQVILYVAEGDLRRAINVLQAAAALDTEITDENVFLVASRARPEDVRGMMELALEGNFLKARDKLREILLKQGLSGEDVLIQMHKEVFNLPIPEDKKVALADKIGEYNFRLVEGANEMIQLEALLAQFTIMGK
- a CDS encoding metal-dependent hydrolase, with amino-acid sequence MDPFEHASIPTLVYLALSEDPAWGGALALIIGATFPDLDAFTREHRSYLHSLLVAIPVFAPAYISGNHYALLFSLGWLSHLFLDFFTGVIPPVYPLSRQGWGVTITARGGPSGTGFEVHLLERYPDPRHDYELNISGSTALALLTLIALVIRLH
- a CDS encoding glycine C-acetyltransferase, producing the protein MAKLDWIREELQELKDKGLYVTIRKIESAQGPWVVVNGKKVLNMCSNNYLGLAAHPEIRYAAIRAILDYGVGAGAVRTIAGTMELHEELEEKLAKFKKREAAILFQSGYNANLGSLSALLKKGDDGVFISEELNHASIIDSMRLSGAPKVIYKHLDTEDLEKRLKENRDKKKKVIVSDGVFSMDGDLAPVPEMAELAEQYDAILYIDDAHGEGVLGDSGRGIVDHFKLHEKVDFEMGTLSKAFGVIGGYVAGPEEAIDYLRQRARPFLFSSAPNPPDVAAAIAAVEILQRSDALVKKLWDNTHFLQNGLRELGYDLGGTKHPITPVMLYDEKRAQEFSKRLYEEYNIFAQAIVYPTVPLGTARIRLEPSAAHSKEDLQYVLDAFEDLGKKTGFLK